A genomic region of Hippoglossus hippoglossus isolate fHipHip1 chromosome 8, fHipHip1.pri, whole genome shotgun sequence contains the following coding sequences:
- the hoatz gene encoding UPF0722 protein C11orf88 homolog has protein sequence MVTTPNNITFLLPPKNMSVHPEDLDQFFTVFDGSAPEDVSHARQLWSSMSMLPPLESRLLLSADIRQRLPVSRPQRGSTAAAGARTSSASETPSAPALRQQREERQRYEAMADQRREILALLRRRREQRIQKELLSEPFKPKVKLGGGNALKVHQSSDCEMDAELVKQLQ, from the coding sequence ATGGTGACCACACCTAACAACATCactttccttcttcctcctaAAAACATGTCTGTTCACCCGGAGGACTTGGATCAATTCTTCACGGTGTTTGACGGCTCTGCTCCGGAGGACGTGTCCCACGCCCGGCAGCTGTGGAGCTCCATGTCCATGCTGCCGCCGCTCGAGTCCCGGCTGCTGCTGTCGGCTGACATCCGACAGAGGCTGCCGGTGTCCCGGCCGCAGCGCGGCAGCACCGCGGCTGCAGGAGCCCGGACCTCCAGTGCCTCGGAGACACCGAGCGCCCCGGCTCTGCGGCAGCAACGGGAGGAGAGGCAGCGGTACGAGGCCATGGCCGATCAGAGGAGGGAGATCCTGGCTCTGCTGAGGAGGCGGAGGGAGCAGAGGATCCAGAAGGAGCTGCTGTCTGAGCCCTTTAAACCGAAGGTGAAGCTCGGAGGAGGAAATGCGCTGAAGGTGCACCAGAGTTCAGACTGTGAGATGGACGCGGAGCTGGTGAAACAGCTGCAGTAG